In a genomic window of Theropithecus gelada isolate Dixy chromosome 15, Tgel_1.0, whole genome shotgun sequence:
- the LOC112607957 gene encoding small nuclear ribonucleoprotein G translates to MSKAHPPELKKFMDKKLSLKLNGGRHVQGILRGFDPFMNLVIDECVEMATSGQQNNIGMVVIRGNSIIMLEALERV, encoded by the coding sequence ATGAGCAAAGCTCACCCTCCCGAGTTGAAAAAATTTATGGACAAGAAGTTATCATTGAAATTAAATGGTGGCAGACATGTCCAAGGAATATTGCGGGGATTTGATCCCTTTATGAACCTTGTGATAGATGAATGTGTGGAGATGGCAACTAGTGGGCAACAGAACAATATTGGAATGGTGGTAATACGAGGAAATAGTATCATCATGTTAGAAGCCTTGGAACGAGTATAA